TTCTTTTCCTTGAAGGCCTCCTAATTGCAGTTAGCGCCTCAGTGGACAAAATCATCTCCCATTTTGGGGCAGCCAGGAACCTGGTGCAAAAGGTTAGTGGGACTTGAGGAGATGGGAAGGGGCTGGACCACTGTGTCTTTCTGTTAAGACATAGGGGTAGGGAGTTGGAGGGGTGGTCCTACATGGAGCCTGAGCAAGCAGGATTGGGGAAACTCTGGGACTGAGGGGACGCATTGGAAGGTGGGACTTTGATGTTCATTCTTCTTCATTGCCTAGGCCCAGCTGGGGGATAGCCGATTGAGCCCTGATGTGGGACATCTGGTGCTGACCACATTGTGCCCAGCCCTCCATGCCTTGGTGGCCGATGGATTAAAACCATTTAGAAAGGATCTCATCACAGGCCAACGGAGGAGCAATCCTTGGAGTGTAGTGGAAGCATCTGTGAAACCTGGTGAGGTGGGGCAGAGGCTTGCCCGAAGGGCAGGGTGTGCCCTGAGAGAAAGTGGGGCTTTGGAAATAGGAGTTGGAACctagagagtgtgtgtgtgtgtatgtgtgtgtgtgtgtgtgtgtgtgtgtgtgtgtgtgtgtgtgtgtgtgtgtgtgtgtgtgtgtgtaggcattAGTACATAGTCTTACCGAAATGATATCATCTGGTCTGCTCTGTGTCCCCAGGTTCCTGTGCCCACTCCCTGGGAAACTTGCATAATCAGGTCAGCCGACTGACCCCTCTCAGCAGCAGCCGAAGCCGGTTCCATGCCTTCATCCTCGGCCTCCTCAAGTGAGACCCCAACACCTGTCCCAGGGGACTCCTGCTGCTGTGAGGCTCTCCTGAGTACCTTGTATAGGGTGTCCCAAGCAGACCCTAGGAGGTCTTTCCCACCCCGACCTCCCACCCCCTCTCCTACTTTGCCATTGTATCTTATATAGAAGATGGAAGTGGTAAAGACCCCCAGGGGACTTGGGTTAAAGTCCTTGAGAATCTCATActttttgctgtgtgaccttgggggagTTACCTCTTtatctgaatttcctcatctgtaaaaggagaggatccaagtaggtggtctctgaggtcccttccagttctgtgtGTGACCCTGTGGGCTTATTAGGTCTTTAGTGTGACCCCCAATTCCCtaacttctttcctcatctctgtctcccctTTCAGCACAAAACAGCTGGAGATATGGTTCTCCAACCTCCAAGAGGATACAGGTCAGAGGGCCTGGGGATGGTTTGGGAAAGATGGAAGTAGGGGGAAAGAAAGCATGTGGACTGGTGGGTGGGTACCATCTAGTTGAATGtttgagttggttttttttttcccagcgCCTGAATTAGCCCAACAGGGCTcagtgtatattttttttaaataaacgaATGTGAGGACAATGTGTGGGATTGGAAACACAAACCCTAGGAGTCTGGGGGGTCGGCGCTATGTGTTAGTATGTGGCTGGGGCAGGGGTGAGGAAGCTGTGGtttcaaagccacatgtggctctctaggccCTCAGGTTTGctcctttgactgaatccgaacttgacagaacaaatcctttaattaatcATAGCTGCTTGGATCtaattctccttctcttcttgtgCTCTAGGCCTCCTGTCCCTACTGTACCTGCCTACTGCCTTCTTTTCACTGGCCCGAGGAGGctgcccctccctctccactgagCTGTTACTTCTGCTCCAACCTCTGTCTGTCCTCACCTTCCACCTGGATCTCCTTTTTGAGCACCACCATCACCTGCCCTTGGGACCTTCCCATCCCCCAACTCCTCCAGGACCACCACCTGCACTACAGCAGACAGTACAGGCTGTGCTCGACTGGGGGGAACGGTTGGCTCAGAGCTTTCGGGGAGGTACAGGCGAGGCCCCCCAAGGTCCCTCTCCATCTAGTGGTTGGTGGGAACAGCTGACCCAGGCTTCCCGGGTATATGCCTCGGGTGGAGCAGAGGGCTTCCCTCTTCCCCGATGGGGTTCCCGGAAACAAGGTGCTCCAACTGAGAGCATGAAGGAGAATccaccatcagaggaagaaccAGTCCAGGCCAGACGTATGTGGTTGGGGAGACTATTTGGAGTTCCAGCAGGGCCAACGGAGACAGACTGTGGTCCACTAAAGTCCAGGTAATTGGGGCTACAGGTTCCTAATGATCTCCTTAAACTCTTAATGACCTTTAACTCCAGCCATTCCACTTGAAGACCACTCATTGACCCCTAACCATTTCTTCTACCATTTCTATATACAGATAGGTATTTGACACTGACATTAATTAGGTCTGCAAAAATACCacatctggcaaaaaaaaaaattcaggttaTCAATGTGATAAAAAAGGTCATCTATAGAAAAATGTCACGCGGAATTTTGTCCCCTAAGATGGGATTTAGTTATGAGAACATTGAGTTATAGAACATGATTGATGGGCAACATGCAGGGCATATTGTATGTGCTTCTGATTATGACCCCACAGTGAGAGGTCTGATGTCCTTCCTAGTCCCCATAGTCACCAGGGACCCTAGAAATACCACCATAATGATCCTAAAATCACCTTTCTGACCCTAGTAGGGCTGTTGACCCCTGACCCTATTGAAATGAACATTTGGCCTTTTGATGACCCTTCAACCTTTCCTGTCACACCAAACTTCCAGTTTTTCCTGGAAAGGGGCATGGTGTAGGACATGAGTCCAGTTCCTTAAACCTGGCCACCCTTCCAGGAGACCATCCAGCTGGCTTCCTCCTTCTGTGAGCGTGCTGGCCTTGATGAGAAAGGGTGGCCCCCCTGAGCCAACCTCCCCTCCAGAAGAGCTTGAGGTGCCAGCATCCAGTGAACTCCCAGTAcaaaggtgaggaggaaaagggaaaggataatATTAGAGGCTTCTGGTAGGTCTCGCTCACCCTTATCTCTGTGTATCCTCACAGGGCAGTCCGGGCCCTATGTGATCACGCAGCAGCTGGACCTGATCAACTGAGCTTCCGTCGTGGGGAGGTGCTTCATGTAGTCTCCACTGTGGATGAGGACTGGCTCCGTTGTGGGCGAGATGGGGCTGAGGGTCTTGTGCCTGTGGGTTACACTTCCCTCATCCTCTAGCCTTGGgacctttccccctttcccctcttgtGTATGTGCCACCCCTCCTGTCACCTGGGAATGGAACGGCCCTTTGTCCCCTCATCCTTCCCCTCACGTAAAATGAAGCTTACCAGAggcattttccccatctgtaaaatggaactctCCTTCTTGCCTCACTCGTACTTAATATGGAACTTCCTTTCCTCATACTCCTATCTGTAAATTTCCATCCATCACTGATCTGTAAAGTGGACTTTGTTCTTTTGCCTGATCCCTCTCATATGTAATACGGAAGCTgcattcttttcccctcttcctatctgtaaagtggaaattcCTACTTTGTTCTCATCTATGGGTAAACTCTACCAATATACTCGCCCCTAtcctccttccccccccacccAACTGGATGGAATCTTAATTCTGTACCTACCCCTTCCATGGGCCTGTATTTATTGAGCAATCATGGTGAACTTGTATGCTGTAGCGCTGACCTCATTAGTGGGGGGCCCCTGGAGGCTGCCCTGCTTAAGTCACAGTCCCAATAAAGTATGGGAACTGAGTTTTCTGTTGTCTGCCTTTGGAAAATGGGGCATGTGGGGAACTGAATGCTGCTCAGGTTAGGGGAAGAAGCTACCCCCTTTTGTGTAGTTTTGAGGGATCCACTGGCACTTCCACATCTCTCTCATCCACTCATATATTCCCCAGCATCAATACGTGGCTTATCCaataggtagtaaatggcagaaatgGCGTTGGAGCCAGATTCATGGGCTGATGAACCtagggctggaagagatcttaaaagtGATCTAGTCAAATTCGTCCCCTTTTCctgttcccctccctcctctgcattttacagatgaggaaacaaggccAGGTGAACTAAAGTGatctgtccaagatcacacaccATTAGAGCTGGTGTTTGAATTCCCATCCTCTGATCCCACATCTTTCCTTTGCACCACAGTTCTTTTTTGGCTA
The DNA window shown above is from Notamacropus eugenii isolate mMacEug1 chromosome 2, mMacEug1.pri_v2, whole genome shotgun sequence and carries:
- the RUSC1 gene encoding AP-4 complex accessory subunit RUSC1 isoform X3; translated protein: MAEAKQGSGQLQEEKKGLLIAVSASVDKIISHFGAARNLVQKAQLGDSRLSPDVGHLVLTTLCPALHALVADGLKPFRKDLITGQRRSNPWSVVEASVKPGSCAHSLGNLHNQVSRLTPLSSSRSRFHAFILGLLNTKQLEIWFSNLQEDTGLLSLLYLPTAFFSLARGGCPSLSTELLLLLQPLSVLTFHLDLLFEHHHHLPLGPSHPPTPPGPPPALQQTVQAVLDWGERLAQSFRGGTGEAPQGPSPSSGWWEQLTQASRVYASGGAEGFPLPRWGSRKQGAPTESMKENPPSEEEPVQARRMWLGRLFGVPAGPTETDCGPLKSRRPSSWLPPSVSVLALMRKGGPPEPTSPPEELEVPASSELPVQRAVRALCDHAAAGPDQLSFRRGEVLHVVSTVDEDWLRCGRDGAEGLVPVGYTSLIL